The nucleotide sequence GAACAACAAACATTGCTATGATGAATGCCATTAACTCTAAAATAATAAGACATGCTGTTATAAAAAAAATTCCCCTACTTGGAATATGTTATGGTGCAGAAATCCTTGCACTTACACTTGGAGGTACAATTAAGAAAATGGGCAAATTAAACAATGGAATACAAGAAATTGAAGTCATAAAACCAAATCCCATATGCGAAAATAAAATTAGAGTTTTTGAGAGTCATTCTTACCTGGTTTCAAAACTTGATAGTTGTTTTGAGCACATTGCAAAATCTGACTATTGTAAATATGAAATATTCCAATATGCAAATCATAAAATCTTTGGAACCCAATTTCATCCAGAAATGAGTGATGATGGAAAACTTCTTCTAGAAAAATTCATCACTATTCAATAGTTTTAATATTGTAAATTTATTGTGATTTGTAATGGAATCTAACCACATTCTCTCACTACCAATTGTAAAAGAGGAAAACATTTGTTTACCTCTTGTAATTATTGCAGTATCCAAATATTGGGGAATAGATCTCCCTTTTTCTGAAGCTAAAGAGATTGCAAAAAAATATCCTAACATGAAAGGAAGCATAATGATGGAAGGAATTGAGCTTGCAGAACGACATGGACTTGCTAGTTTGATCTTAAATTCTACTATTAAAGAATTGAAAAAATTAATTGATATGGGAATTCCACCCATAGTTATCCTTCCAGGAATACGTGATACCGTACAGCACGCATCTCTTATTTTAGGATATGATGATATAGAGAAAACAATCTTACATTATTTTCCTGAACCTGATAAGGTTGGTGCAATACCAGAAAAAAAATTTGATGAACAATGGTCTGAGGATGATAAACTCTTACTTGTTTTAGTTCCAACAGATATACTTTCAGAAATAAATTTAGAAAATAAAAAAGAAAAATCAAATAGATTATGTTTTAATGCTGAAAAATTGCGCTTACAAGGAAAATTTACAGATGCTATAACTACATTACAAAAGGCATTTGAAATAAATCAATCCAACTCTACTGCATATTGTTTGCTTGGTGGAATACTAAATGATCAAAATTCTCCTGACGCTGTTCAATATTATCAAAAAAGTATTGCATTAAATCCTAGGTGTTATCTTGCATATCGAGGTCTTGGAAATTTTTATTTAAAATCAAAGGACTATTCAAATGCAGAAAAATACTATACAAAGGCAATTGAAATAAATCAAAATAGATTTGCTCCAATTTATAAAAATCGTGGTTTAGTAAGACTAGAACAGAATAAAAAAACTGAAGCTAAAGATGACTTTGAAAAATACTTGGAACAAATGCCAAATGCCTCTGACAGAACCGGGATCTTAGAGGTTTTAAAAGAATTATAGCATTTGGAAAGGTTTTACAATACTTTGAAGAGTAAAATAACATGGATTGCATTTTTTGTAAGATAGTGGAGGGGAAGATTCCATCAAGGAAAATAACTGAAACTGAGAAATCACTGGCATTTTTAGATGCATTTCCATTAACAATAGGACATACACTAGTTATTCCAAAGAAACACTATACCAAAATTGAGGAAATGACCAAAGAAGACAACTCGGATCTATTTGAGGTTGTAAGAATTTTAACAGGAAAAATAGAACGCTTAGCACCATCTTCTCTTATAGCCATTCATAATGGTAAAGAAAGTGGACAAGAGGTTCCTCATGTTCATGTGCATATTATTCCACGTAATACTGATGATTCTGTAGGACCAATTCATAGTATGTTTAGCAAAAAACCAAAACTTACAAATGACGAATTTGACAATATTACAGAAAAACTTGCTAAATAAAAATCTAATTTCTTAAATTTATTACCATTCCCATTATATATAAAAACTTTAAATTTCACTTTAAATATTATAAAAGCATAGCATATTCATCACAAAATAATATTGCTGTTGCAACAATTCAGGGACGTTACTATTTTAAATTTGTAAAGATGCTCAAATTTTTAAAAATGAATTATGATTCTATATTGCCTACTGAAATAGATCATACAGATAAAAGACTTATTCTTACTACCATGCAGGAAGCATCTAAAATTGCAAGTAATTTTGTTCTATGCGCAGAAGAATTTGATGCAGATCCAACTGTAATAAAAGGACTAATAACACAAAAACTTGAAGCTGGTTTTCATGAACGGACATTAGTTTTAGGAATAGATCCAGGTAATAGGATAGGATTTTCAGTTTTTTACTATCAAAATGAAATTGAAAGCTCAACCTATACATCACTTGATGAATTAATATCACATATCGTTAGAATCTTGGCAGGATTGAAAGCTGATAGAAAAATTGTTAAAATAGGAAATGGAAATATGAAAATAGCTCGTCACATAATTGATAGATTAAATCTTAGTTTTTGTTCACATTTTGAATTAGAATTTGTAGACGAGCGAAAGACATCACTAAAAATTAAAAATCATAACAAAAGAGGAGAACGTGATAAAATGTCTGCAAGGTATATTACCCAAAGGGATGGATATAGACACTTAATTTTACCACTTTCAAGAACTGGCTGAAACATTATGTAAAAATTAGTCATTGTATAAAAAATGCTTATATGATAGTTCCAAAAATATATGCAAAAAATTGAAATTTTTCATATTTTTAAAAACCATACATATTTATATCGCTTTTTCAGTTTTTTCCTGAAAAGTCTGGATAGC is from Nitrosopumilaceae archaeon and encodes:
- a CDS encoding tetratricopeptide repeat protein encodes the protein MESNHILSLPIVKEENICLPLVIIAVSKYWGIDLPFSEAKEIAKKYPNMKGSIMMEGIELAERHGLASLILNSTIKELKKLIDMGIPPIVILPGIRDTVQHASLILGYDDIEKTILHYFPEPDKVGAIPEKKFDEQWSEDDKLLLVLVPTDILSEINLENKKEKSNRLCFNAEKLRLQGKFTDAITTLQKAFEINQSNSTAYCLLGGILNDQNSPDAVQYYQKSIALNPRCYLAYRGLGNFYLKSKDYSNAEKYYTKAIEINQNRFAPIYKNRGLVRLEQNKKTEAKDDFEKYLEQMPNASDRTGILEVLKEL
- a CDS encoding HIT family protein, which produces MDCIFCKIVEGKIPSRKITETEKSLAFLDAFPLTIGHTLVIPKKHYTKIEEMTKEDNSDLFEVVRILTGKIERLAPSSLIAIHNGKESGQEVPHVHVHIIPRNTDDSVGPIHSMFSKKPKLTNDEFDNITEKLAK
- a CDS encoding gamma-glutamyl-gamma-aminobutyrate hydrolase family protein (Members of this family of hydrolases with an active site Cys residue belong to MEROPS family C26.) yields the protein MLLVVDNGSVYTKSLLDFLLYQKITFNTLSFDKVILSELHKYSSVILSGRTTNIAMMNAINSKIIRHAVIKKIPLLGICYGAEILALTLGGTIKKMGKLNNGIQEIEVIKPNPICENKIRVFESHSYLVSKLDSCFEHIAKSDYCKYEIFQYANHKIFGTQFHPEMSDDGKLLLEKFITIQ